In the Caballeronia sp. NK8 genome, CCGCTCGGGTGGCTTCCGCTTGCGCGAGCGTCGCGCTGCCGACGAATTGCGGATGATCGTCCCTGAATGCGGCGTTGCCGAAGATGTGGTCCGGATGCACGTGCGTGTTGATCACATAGCAGACCGGCAACGATGTGACCGCGCGTATGGCGGCGCGCAACGCGCGTCCCTCGGCGAGCGTGCCGCCCGTGTCGATCACCGCGACGCAACGCGTGCCGACGACGAAGCCCACGTTCGCGATATCGCCGCCGTTCTCGGGCGTGGCGACGTCGTCGTGGCCGCGATGCGCGTAGTTTCCCGGCGCGATCTGGGTGATCGGCAGCGCAGTCTCGCCACGCGCGATCGTGGCGCACGCAAACAGTAAGAAGAGTGCAACGGTGCGAAAGCTCATCGGACGTTGCCGGCGTCGGCGAGCCGCTTTGGTCTGCGCAATCCGAACTGCGCATATTCGCGTTCAAGAAACGGCTCGGCATTCTCCAGCAGGAAGCGGCGAAATGCGAGACAGGTCGGCGAGAGCTGTTTCGAGCGTGAATGCACGAGTTGCCAGGTTCGCTCGACCGGTGTTCCGTTCACGTCGAGCACGGCGATCTCGCCTGTGCGCAGTTCGAGCGAAAGCGTGTGCAGGGAAATGAGGCTCACGCCCATGCCGGCCATCACCGCCTGCTTGATGGTTTCGTTGCTGCCGAGCGTGACGCTGCGCGCGGGCACGAAGAGGTTCTGCCGGAAGACGTGTTCCGCGACAGCGCGCGTGCCCGATCCCGGCTCGCGCAGGAGGAACGTATCGTTCGCGAGTTCCTGCAGATCGAAGGCCTTCGCCTGACGCAAGGGATGCGCTAGCGGCGCGACGATCACATGCGGATGATAGGCGAGCGGTTCGGCGGTGGTGCCGAGTTCGGGCGGCGGGCGGCCCATGATGGCGAGATCGGTGGCATTGTCCTGCAGCAAACGCAGCAACGTTTCGCGGTTGCCGACGGAGAAATGGATATCGACTTTTGGATACTGCTGACGATAGAGCGCGAGGAGCTTGGGGGCGAAGTAGGTCGCCGAGCTTACGATGCTGACCGCGACCGAACCGCTGTCGGCTTGCGTGAGCGACATCATCGCGTCTTCGGCGTCCTTTATCTCGCCGAGGATGCGGCTTGCGTGGTGTGAGAGCCTTTCGCCGGCTTCCGTCAGCGAGAGACGGCGTGCTACGCGTTCGAATAGCGGGAGGCCGATTGCTTCTTCCAGTTGGCGGATTTGCATCGATACCGCGGGTTGGGTCAGGTGGAGTTCTTCCGCGGCGCGGGCGAAGCTTGGGCAGCGGGTTGCTATTACGAAGATTTGTAGCTGGCGGAGGGTTAGGGAACGGATGAAGTTCACGGGGGGGCCGGGGAATGGGGTTGTTTGCGTGGGCTTCTATGGAATCCTGAATTCTTAACGGTCTATTGGCACTGCCCCTCCCCGGGGCGGGGGTCACTTTCTTTGCTGCTGCAAAGAAAGTAACCAAAGAAAGCAGCTTTCC is a window encoding:
- a CDS encoding LysR family transcriptional regulator yields the protein MNFIRSLTLRQLQIFVIATRCPSFARAAEELHLTQPAVSMQIRQLEEAIGLPLFERVARRLSLTEAGERLSHHASRILGEIKDAEDAMMSLTQADSGSVAVSIVSSATYFAPKLLALYRQQYPKVDIHFSVGNRETLLRLLQDNATDLAIMGRPPPELGTTAEPLAYHPHVIVAPLAHPLRQAKAFDLQELANDTFLLREPGSGTRAVAEHVFRQNLFVPARSVTLGSNETIKQAVMAGMGVSLISLHTLSLELRTGEIAVLDVNGTPVERTWQLVHSRSKQLSPTCLAFRRFLLENAEPFLEREYAQFGLRRPKRLADAGNVR